The following is a genomic window from Ailuropoda melanoleuca isolate Jingjing unplaced genomic scaffold, ASM200744v2 unplaced-scaffold73368, whole genome shotgun sequence.
CACTCCTGACAGGTGCTCTCACCTGGCACGGAGTACGAGAGCTGCTCCCAGCTGCTCCACACGTCCCCCGTCCAGTGGCCGGCGTATCGGCCGTGGCCAGCGAAGTTTGAGCGGGAGATCACAAAGGGCCGCGTCCCCCGAGCCTTCACAAGGGccctgggcagagcagggagacaggGCTGCCCCGGAGCCTCGAGTGGCCTGGCGCCTCGCCTGGCGGTGCAGCAGGGAGGCAGAGCGGGCAGCGAGGAGCCCTACAGGCcaaggccgggggcgggggggtctgCCCGAGCCACCAGGCAGTCCTGCAAGGTGAGCGTGTCACAGGGAGGACAGGTGTCCCTGTAGGCTCCCTCTGGGTCTCTGTGCAGTcgcccccggcccctccccaaGGCGCAGGGCAGCCAGAGCACGGCCCCCACCTGTGCGAGGCGAAGGCTTCCGTCAGGCCGTACAGGTTGTGCAGGTTGTAGTGCGTGGAGAGGAACTGGCGGCTGGAGGCACAGATGGTGGCGGCCCGCAGggtcccacccaccacccctggAACAGAAGGAGGCTGTCTCCATCTGTGGAGTCCCCGCCTGGCCGGCGGGTGCCCCCCCACATCCCAGGAGCCCCCTTAGAACTTTGGGTGTCCACTTTTCCAAGGAGAGGGACAAGGTGGATGCTGAGACCGGCCTTTGCAGACCACGGACTTCACATCCACCTGCTCGACCCATCTCAAGTCTCCCAGTTCCTGTCCCTAAGCCCGAgacacctcccctctgaagggcCCCACCCCGCAGCAGGTGCCCCAGTCCGCGTCACCTGGCTGATGTCTCCCCAACCTGAGCCTCATCCTGGGCTCCTCAGAAAGGACAGCTGGCACATGGTGGCAGGTCGGGGAGCTCACCTGGCACGTAGGGTGGGTTCTCCAGGTCATTGTCAGGGCAGCCGTCCACAGAACCCTTTACGAAGTTGGATGGCTCGTTCATGTCCTGCAAGAGAGGCCCTGCTGGTGGGCGCCCTGCCCTGGGCACATGCTGGGGCTGGTCCCACAGCCCCCAGGACACTCACGATCCACATGCCGTCAAAGGGCACCTGGGCGTGGAACTCAGACACCATGTCCTGCCACCAGTCCAGAGCCTCGGGGCTGGTGAAGTCGGGGAAGGCGGTGAATCCGGGCCACACCTGCAGGAAAGGCCAGAGGGGAGACCAGGCCGCCCCCAGAGCTACAGCCTCGGTCGTCTGCCTGGGGGTGGAAGGGCCACAGAGGTGAGGGTCGGCAGTGGTAGGGGCCGTGGGGGGAGACTCAACTGAGACCTCACTTTCAGACAAAAGCCAGGAACCGAGTCGTGGACATCTGCACCCCTGGCGGCCTCCCCGGCCTCCCCTCAGCTGGGATACCCTTCCCCTTGGTTGTGGGCCCTAGAACAGGAAGTTGGGGAGTCTGCCGCGTGCCCCGTGGGAAGGCCTGGGAAGCCCCAGGGCGCATGGAGGACATGGAGACCCTTGTCAAGGGTCTGTCGAGCTCGTGCCTGGGCTGGGCCCAGCTGCCCACAAAGTCTGGGGCCCCCGATGGAAGGACTGGAGGTGGCATCCGGAGCCCCTGACACTTCCAGCTGTGACAtggcccctgccccc
Proteins encoded in this region:
- the LOC117800618 gene encoding lysosomal alpha-glucosidase-like — translated: MVSEFHAQVPFDGMWIDMNEPSNFVKGSVDGCPDNDLENPPYVPGVVGGTLRAATICASSRQFLSTHYNLHNLYGLTEAFASHRALVKARGTRPFVISRSNFAGHGRYAGHWTGDVWSSWEQLSYSVPEILLFNLLGVPLVGADVCGFLGNTSEELCVRWTQLGAFYPFMRNHNDLNSLPQEPYRFSETAQEAMRKALALRYALLPFLYSLFHRAHVLGETVARPLFLE